The proteins below come from a single Malus domestica chromosome 03, GDT2T_hap1 genomic window:
- the LOC103414688 gene encoding TATA-box-binding protein: MEAQGFNQYRVNKTKGVSEEGSHPVVDLSKHPSGIVPTLQNIVSTVNLDCKLDLKAIALKARNSEYNPKRFAAVIMRIREPKTTALIFASGKMVCTGAKSEEQSRLAARKYARVIQKLGFPAKFQDFKIQNIVGSCDVQFPIRLEGLHVSSHGVFSTYEPEFFPGLIYRMKQPKIVLLIFVSGKIVLTGAKARIETYEAFENIYPVLTGFRKNQH, from the exons ATGGAGGCGCAAGGTTTCAATCAATACCGAGTCAATAAAACAAAGGGAGTGTCAGAAGAAGGAAGCCATCCAGTAGTAGACCTGAGCAAGCACCCTTCTGGAATTGTCCCTACTCTCCA GAATATTGTCTCCACAGTCAATCTGGATTGCAAATTGGATCTTAAAGCCATTGCATTGAAAGCTCGTAATTCTGAATACAACCCAAAG CGCTTTGCAGCTGTGATTATGAGAATAAGAGAGCCGAAGACCACTGCTTTGATATTTGCATCTGGTAAAATG GTTTGTACGGGAGCTAAGAGTGAAGAACAATCGAGATTGGCAGCACGAAAG TATGCTCGAGTCATCCAGAAACTCGGTTTTCCAGCCAAGTTCCAa GATTTCAAAATCCAGAATATAGTTGGTTCTTGTGACGTACAATTCCCCATAAGACTTGAAGGCTTGCATGTATCATCCCATGGTGTTTTCTCCACT TATGAACCAGAATTTTTTCCAGGCTTGATATATCGAATGAAACAACCGAAGATTGTGCTTCTCATCTTTGTGTCTGGAAAAATTGTCCTAACAGGAGCGAAG GCAAGAATCGAGACGTATGAAGCCTTTGAGAACATTTACCCAGTTCTTACAGGATTCAGGAAAAATCAGCATTG A
- the LOC103418650 gene encoding 2-oxoisovalerate dehydrogenase subunit beta 1, mitochondrial has translation MGLCRFGRLVEGVGVGRRRPFATSSSAAGGDEMIVRGTGSKSLNLYSAINQALHIALETDPRSYVFGEDVSFGGVFRCTTGLADRFGKQRVFNTPLCEQGIVGFGIGLAAMGNRAVAEIQFADYIFPAFDQIVNEAAKFRYRSGNQFNCGGLTIRAPYGAVGHGGHYHSQSPEAFFCHVPGLKVVIPRSPLQAKGLLLSCIRDPNPVVFFEPKWLYRLSVEEVPEHDYMLPLSEAEVIREGTDITLVGWGAQLSVMEQACKEAESDGISCELIDLRTLLPWDKDTVEASVRKTGRLLISHEAPVTGGFGAEISASIVERCFLRLEAPVARVCGLDTPFPLVFEPFYMPTKNKILDAIKSTVNF, from the exons ATGGGGCTGTGCAGATTTGGAAGATTGGTTGAAGGGGTCGGAGTTGGAAGGAGGAGGCCATTTGCAACCTCCTCTTCTGCCGCCGGTGGTGATGAAATGATTGTTCGTGGTACTGGCAGCAAGTCGTTGAACCTCTACTCTGCCATCAACCAAGCGCTCCATATCGCCTTGGAAACTGATCCACG TTCTTATGTATTTGGAGAAGATGTGAGCTTTGGTGGGGTCTTCCGTTGCACAACAGGCTTAGCTGATCGCTTCGGTAAACAAAGGGTTTTTAATACCCCTCTTTGTGAACAG GGCATTGTAGGATTCGGCATTGGTCTAGCAGCTATG GGTAATCGAGCTGTAGCAGAAATCCAATTCGCAGATTATATTTTTCCAGCTTTTGATCAG ATTGTCAATGAAGCTGCAAAGTTCCGATATAGAAGTGGAAATCAATTTAATTGTGGAG GTTTAACAATTAGAGCCCCCTATGGAGCTGTTGGCCACGGTGGACATTATCACTCACAGTCTCCTGAAGCTTTCTTCTGTCATGTCCCTGGTCTCAAA GTGGTCATCCCTCGAAGCCCACTGCAAGCAAAAGGCTTATTGCTGTCGTGCATACGTGATCCGAATCCTGTTGTGTTCTTCGAACCAAAG TGGTTATACAGATTATCAGTAGAAGAGGTTCCTGAGCATGATTACATGTTGCCTTTATCGGAGGCAGAG GTAATTCGAGAGGGCACCGATATAACACTTGTTGGTTGGGGAGCCCAATTATCTGTAATGGAACAGGCCTGTAAAGAAGCTGAGAGT GATGGAATTTCTTGTGAACTGATAGACCTGCGAACTCTTTTACCTTGGGACAAGGACACAGTGGAGGCCTCAGTCAGAAAGACGGGAAGGCTTCTT ATAAGTCATGAAGCGCCAGTTACTGGAGGATTTGGTGCTGAAATATCCGCTTCAATTGTTGAACGCTGCTTCCTAAGG TTAGAAGCGCCTGTTGCAAGAGTATGTGGTTTGGATACCCCCTTCCCTCTCGTCTTCGAGCCCTTCTACATGCCCACCAAAAACAAG ATATTGGATGCAATCAAATCAACTGTAAATTTCTAG